Proteins encoded within one genomic window of Terriglobia bacterium:
- a CDS encoding FAD-dependent oxidoreductase, producing the protein MGKRILVVGGVAGGASCAARARRLCEEAEIVIFDRGPYVSFANCGLPYYVGDVIQDEKRLLVASAELFKTRFRIDVRTENEVMAIDRDQCEIVVKRLATGETYREKYDALVLSPGASPIRPVLPGIDLPGIFVLRTIPDSRRIRSWIEGRKIDRAVVVGGGLVGLEMSENLASRGIQVTVIEMLDQVLPPLDPEMAEPVQEHLPQHGVSLHLRDAVAGFVQTSNGGLDVQTRSGATFPADLVILSIGVRPETKLAKEAGLAIGERGGIRVDDAMRSSDPRIWAVGDAVETRDVITGEWNVVPLAGPANRQGRVAADSICGRPAHFRGVQSTAVCGLFGLIIATTGANEKTLRRVGLRYERIYLHPGHHVGYYPGAKPINMKVLFSSEDGRVLGAQAVGQEGVEKRIDVIAMAIQKHATVFDLEEAELCYAPQFGAAKDPVNMAGMIAANVLRGDVPVAPWEALSETHAMLVDVREPSEYAAGHIEGAVNVPLPQIRDRIKELPRDREMWLYCGVGQRSYYASRILLQHGFKVRNLPGGFKTYGHFRPYLSLTPAGVSGRD; encoded by the coding sequence ATGGGCAAAAGAATTCTGGTAGTGGGCGGTGTTGCCGGTGGGGCTTCCTGCGCGGCACGGGCACGACGACTCTGCGAAGAGGCGGAGATCGTCATCTTCGATCGCGGACCGTATGTCTCGTTTGCCAATTGCGGCCTGCCGTACTACGTCGGCGACGTCATACAAGACGAGAAGAGACTCCTGGTCGCTTCGGCAGAGCTGTTCAAAACGCGTTTCCGGATCGACGTACGCACCGAAAACGAGGTCATGGCGATTGATCGCGATCAGTGCGAGATCGTGGTGAAGCGCCTCGCTACCGGCGAGACTTACCGAGAGAAGTATGACGCGCTGGTGCTTTCCCCGGGTGCGTCACCGATTCGCCCGGTTCTCCCCGGAATCGATCTGCCCGGCATATTCGTCCTGAGGACAATTCCCGATAGTCGGCGAATCCGATCCTGGATCGAAGGGCGGAAGATCGACCGTGCCGTGGTCGTGGGTGGAGGTTTGGTCGGGCTCGAAATGTCGGAGAACCTGGCGAGCCGCGGCATCCAAGTAACGGTCATCGAAATGCTGGATCAGGTTTTGCCGCCACTGGATCCGGAAATGGCAGAACCGGTTCAGGAGCACCTGCCGCAGCACGGCGTGTCGCTTCACTTACGGGACGCAGTAGCTGGGTTTGTCCAGACCTCCAACGGCGGGTTAGACGTGCAGACGCGCTCGGGCGCGACATTCCCCGCGGATTTGGTAATCCTTTCCATCGGAGTGCGACCGGAAACGAAGCTGGCAAAAGAGGCTGGCCTGGCCATTGGGGAGCGCGGCGGCATTCGAGTGGACGACGCCATGCGCAGCAGCGACCCTCGCATATGGGCGGTTGGAGATGCGGTTGAGACACGGGACGTGATCACCGGCGAGTGGAATGTGGTGCCACTCGCGGGACCTGCGAATCGCCAGGGACGCGTGGCCGCCGACTCGATTTGCGGGCGCCCGGCGCACTTTCGCGGGGTACAGTCCACGGCAGTGTGCGGCCTGTTCGGCCTGATAATCGCAACCACCGGTGCGAACGAGAAAACCCTGCGACGGGTGGGCCTAAGATACGAGCGTATCTACCTGCATCCTGGGCATCACGTCGGCTACTATCCCGGCGCCAAGCCCATCAACATGAAAGTACTGTTTTCGAGTGAGGACGGGCGCGTCCTCGGGGCGCAGGCGGTGGGCCAGGAGGGAGTGGAAAAGCGCATCGATGTGATTGCGATGGCCATCCAGAAACATGCCACGGTTTTCGATCTCGAAGAAGCCGAACTGTGCTATGCCCCGCAATTCGGCGCAGCTAAAGACCCGGTCAACATGGCCGGCATGATTGCCGCCAACGTGTTGCGGGGAGACGTTCCCGTGGCGCCATGGGAAGCACTCTCCGAGACGCATGCAATGCTCGTGGATGTCCGGGAACCGTCTGAATACGCGGCAGGCCACATTGAGGGCGCAGTGAATGTGCCGTTGCCGCAGATTCGCGATCGAATCAAGGAGCTACCACGAGATCGTGAGATGTGGCTCTACTGCGGCGTCGGGCAGCGCTCCTACTACGCGTCGCGAATCCTGCTGCAACACGGATTCAAGGTCAGAAACTTGCCCGGAGGCTTCAAGACCTATGGGCACTTTCGGCCGTATCTGAGCCTCACCCCGGCCGGCGTGAGTGGCCGAGACTGA
- a CDS encoding aminotransferase class V-fold PLP-dependent enzyme, whose protein sequence is MEKELIYFDNAATAWPKPESVYQFMIDFYRSTGVNPGRSGFDLALEAGSLLDRLRKRLTKFFGGDEDAPERLCFGYNATDALNLIIAGSLASGDHVVTTNLEHNSVIRPINHLVRDGGVTATFVPFDDAGFVDPDDIARAIRPQTKLVVVNHGSNVIGTVQPVKEIGSLCRDRGITFAIDTAQTAGIIPINMKEMNIDVLAFTGHKALMGCMGLGGLCVRKHVHLRQTRSGGTGVRSAYPYHLEEYPWRMEFGTPNMVGVAALWAGQDWLDQNGVAALHAREMRLARKLVDGLRQIERVRLYCCDHLDHHLSTVTMNVEGLEAGDVGIMLDVDHDIATRTGLHCAPLVHQQLGIVEKHGGVRFSIGAFNTELQVDAAIHAVGEIARWAATRRVRQATVAAP, encoded by the coding sequence ATGGAAAAGGAACTGATCTACTTCGACAACGCAGCCACGGCATGGCCCAAGCCGGAGAGCGTGTACCAGTTCATGATCGATTTCTACCGGAGCACCGGCGTGAACCCCGGCCGCAGCGGTTTCGACCTGGCGCTGGAAGCGGGCTCGCTGCTCGATCGCTTGCGCAAGCGGTTAACGAAATTCTTTGGCGGCGACGAGGACGCCCCCGAACGTCTGTGCTTCGGCTACAACGCGACCGACGCGCTGAACCTCATCATCGCCGGGTCGCTAGCGTCAGGCGACCACGTCGTCACCACGAATCTCGAGCACAATTCCGTGATCCGCCCCATCAACCACCTGGTGCGCGACGGCGGGGTTACGGCGACATTTGTGCCGTTTGACGACGCTGGATTCGTCGATCCTGACGATATCGCCCGGGCGATCCGTCCGCAGACAAAGCTGGTCGTCGTCAATCACGGATCGAATGTCATCGGAACGGTTCAGCCGGTGAAGGAAATCGGCAGCCTGTGCCGCGACAGGGGCATCACCTTCGCCATCGACACTGCCCAGACCGCCGGAATCATTCCCATCAACATGAAAGAGATGAACATCGACGTGCTGGCTTTTACCGGTCACAAGGCACTGATGGGCTGTATGGGCCTCGGGGGGCTCTGCGTGCGCAAGCACGTGCACCTACGCCAGACTCGCAGTGGAGGCACAGGGGTGCGCTCGGCGTATCCCTACCATCTGGAGGAGTACCCGTGGAGGATGGAATTCGGCACACCGAATATGGTCGGCGTCGCGGCCCTCTGGGCCGGCCAGGACTGGCTCGATCAAAACGGCGTCGCTGCCCTCCACGCGCGGGAAATGCGCCTGGCTCGAAAGCTGGTGGATGGCCTGCGCCAGATCGAGCGAGTACGACTCTACTGTTGTGACCATCTCGACCATCACCTCTCCACGGTCACGATGAATGTGGAAGGTCTGGAAGCCGGCGATGTCGGAATCATGCTCGACGTTGATCACGACATTGCGACCCGCACCGGCCTGCACTGCGCGCCCCTGGTCCACCAACAACTTGGGATTGTGGAGAAGCACGGTGGAGTCCGATTCTCAATCGGAGCGTTCAACACCGAGCTGCAGGTCGACGCTGCCATCCACGCCGTTGGCGAGATCGCGCGCTGGGCGGCAACGCGCCGCGTGCGGCAAGCAACGGTAGCGGCCCCTTGA
- a CDS encoding PLP-dependent aspartate aminotransferase family protein: MDTKHLGINSKLIHAGHRADPTGSINVPIYQTSTFAFRDAQHGAALFAGQEDGYIYTRIGNPTIRALEESVAELENGCGGIATSSGMGAVSTLYLALLNAGAHMVSTASVYGPSRGLMEKHFSRFGVESAYVDTSDLRQIQDALRAHTKLVYVETPANPTMQLTDIAQVSALAHAHGCLVAVDNTFASPYLQKPLDLGADVVLHSVTKFINGHADVVGGILVAKDPSVYKLLRSVMVNFGCNMDPHQAFLVLRGLKTLGIRIERAQRNALQIARWLERQPEVQTVRYVGLESHPQHELAKRQMKGFGSMISFELQGGMEAGRQLMNAVKVATLAVSLGGVETLVEHPASMTHAGISPEGRRAAGFSDGLVRYSVGIEDVEDLIADLRQALDAVAMESREVATVR; this comes from the coding sequence ATGGACACGAAGCATCTTGGCATCAACAGCAAGCTGATCCACGCCGGGCACAGAGCGGACCCGACTGGCTCGATCAATGTTCCCATTTACCAGACTTCGACGTTCGCCTTCCGAGATGCTCAACACGGCGCTGCCCTCTTCGCCGGACAAGAAGACGGATACATCTACACGCGCATTGGAAACCCCACCATCCGCGCACTCGAGGAGAGCGTGGCCGAACTGGAAAACGGCTGCGGAGGTATTGCCACCAGCTCCGGCATGGGCGCGGTCTCCACTTTGTATTTGGCGCTCTTGAATGCGGGCGCTCACATGGTAAGCACAGCATCAGTCTACGGTCCCAGCCGGGGGCTGATGGAGAAGCATTTTTCACGATTCGGAGTCGAGTCCGCCTACGTCGATACGTCGGACTTACGCCAAATTCAGGATGCTCTTCGAGCGCACACGAAGCTCGTATACGTCGAAACGCCGGCCAATCCGACGATGCAGCTCACCGACATTGCGCAGGTTTCGGCTCTGGCGCATGCACACGGCTGTCTGGTCGCCGTCGATAACACCTTCGCCAGCCCGTATCTGCAAAAGCCGTTGGATCTCGGCGCCGACGTGGTGCTCCACTCGGTGACCAAGTTCATCAACGGCCACGCCGATGTGGTAGGCGGAATCCTGGTCGCGAAGGACCCCTCTGTCTACAAGCTCCTGCGCAGCGTCATGGTCAATTTCGGCTGCAACATGGATCCGCATCAGGCCTTCCTGGTGTTGCGTGGACTCAAGACGCTGGGAATTCGCATTGAGCGGGCCCAGCGAAATGCTCTGCAAATCGCTCGCTGGCTGGAGAGACAGCCGGAAGTCCAGACGGTACGGTACGTCGGCTTGGAATCGCACCCCCAGCATGAGTTGGCCAAACGACAGATGAAAGGCTTCGGGTCCATGATCAGCTTCGAACTCCAGGGCGGAATGGAGGCGGGCCGCCAACTCATGAACGCGGTCAAGGTGGCTACGCTTGCCGTCTCGCTCGGGGGCGTTGAGACCCTGGTTGAGCATCCGGCTTCCATGACCCATGCCGGCATTTCGCCCGAGGGTCGCCGAGCAGCAGGCTTCAGCGACGGCCTGGTTCGCTATTCGGTTGGCATCGAAGACGTGGAGGACCTTATTGCCGACCTCCGCCAGGCACTTGACGCCGTCGCCATGGAGAGCAGAGAAGTCGCTACGGTTCGCTAA